Proteins encoded by one window of Desulfomonilia bacterium:
- the istB gene encoding IS21-like element helper ATPase IstB has translation MTSLSAKLSQLHLDFMAQELDRILTDAADKCLSPAHTLEWLVDLELDGRQSRSVERRFRLSKLQARPGIESFHFQHHKSRQQIKSKILHLLDLDFIRQGTNIILIGNPGTGKTFLSKIFGWKACQANLRVLFTPAMHMLNQLVASQADHSLVRKLKIYTDPLLLVVDELGYLSLDQQTSNLFYQVISTRHAERRSTIITTNTIFSEWGNILFNTTIAAAIADRLVENSEVFLLAGPTWRTPKNGTAT, from the coding sequence ATGACATCCTTATCCGCTAAACTCTCCCAACTCCATCTCGACTTCATGGCTCAGGAACTCGACCGCATCCTGACGGACGCCGCCGACAAGTGCCTCAGCCCGGCCCATACTCTGGAATGGCTCGTCGACCTGGAACTCGATGGACGGCAAAGCCGTTCCGTCGAACGCCGCTTTCGTTTGTCCAAGTTGCAGGCTCGTCCCGGAATCGAGTCGTTCCATTTCCAGCATCACAAGTCCAGGCAGCAGATAAAAAGCAAGATTCTGCATCTTCTCGACCTGGATTTCATCCGTCAGGGTACCAATATCATCCTGATCGGTAATCCCGGTACCGGCAAGACCTTCTTGTCTAAAATCTTCGGCTGGAAAGCATGTCAGGCCAATCTGAGAGTCCTGTTCACTCCCGCCATGCACATGCTCAATCAGCTGGTCGCCTCCCAAGCCGATCATTCCCTGGTCCGCAAGCTGAAAATCTATACCGATCCTCTTTTATTGGTGGTCGACGAATTAGGGTATCTGTCCTTGGATCAGCAGACTTCCAATCTGTTCTATCAGGTCATCTCCACCCGACACGCCGAACGTCGGAGTACGATTATTACTACCAATACGATTTTCTCCGAATGGGGCAACATCCTCTTCAATACCACCATTGCCGCCGCCATCGCCGATCGTCTGGTCGAAAACTCCGAGGTTTTCCTCCTGGCCGGTCCGACCTGGCGCACTCCGAAAAATGGCACAGCAACCTAA
- the istA gene encoding IS21 family transposase has product MSTGPKTIEAIYRLSHELKLSAREIARQLHINRKTVHKYLDNPLAKAVCRKPRSSKLDPFKAWIREWLEQCPQVSSVVIRQKLREHGFTGGRTILQTYIATLRQIRKPPRAYLRIESGPGDCFQIDWGHFDVLDYRGDKRKLYAFSCVECHSRRMYAEFTHSQCFETFVRCHLHAFRFMGGLARECLYDNLATAVAEHDGRIVRFLPRFLAFARELDFYPRACNRAAGWEKGKVESSIKYLRQNFWPLRTFTDLADVNSQARQWLEQYANTRIHRETRQSPQERFRPECLSPLPPQLPDYRDTALALVHKDIRLCFDGNRYCVPPAYIGFRLTVRADSQSVAIYHQAREVARYSRCWQRGQTLGAERFEKELLQQRPSAERSAAHRQLIAGLGETGESYLRHLADTDRSLSRQIQELLLLVRQYGPESVLVAIRKAQSLGAFGSDYIANILLQEQSPRDIQPPLRLQDPRWNALSTDPLSLLDYDALLLPPEE; this is encoded by the coding sequence ATGTCTACGGGTCCCAAAACCATCGAAGCAATCTACCGCCTGTCTCATGAACTCAAGCTCTCCGCAAGGGAGATCGCACGTCAGCTCCATATCAACCGCAAAACCGTCCACAAATACCTGGATAATCCTCTGGCCAAGGCTGTGTGCCGAAAACCACGAAGCAGCAAACTGGACCCCTTCAAAGCATGGATCCGGGAGTGGCTCGAACAATGTCCTCAGGTCAGCTCCGTGGTCATTAGGCAAAAGCTACGCGAGCACGGTTTCACCGGTGGCCGAACCATTCTCCAGACATATATCGCCACTCTGCGCCAGATCCGGAAGCCACCACGTGCTTATCTGCGTATCGAATCCGGCCCCGGAGATTGTTTTCAAATCGACTGGGGCCATTTCGACGTCTTGGATTACCGAGGAGACAAACGCAAGCTCTATGCCTTCTCTTGTGTAGAATGTCATAGCCGGCGAATGTATGCCGAGTTTACCCATAGCCAATGCTTCGAGACCTTCGTTCGTTGCCACCTACATGCCTTTCGGTTCATGGGCGGCCTGGCCCGAGAATGTCTCTATGACAATCTGGCCACGGCCGTAGCCGAACATGACGGCCGAATCGTTCGCTTCCTCCCCCGCTTCCTGGCCTTTGCCCGCGAGCTGGATTTTTATCCCCGAGCCTGCAACCGTGCGGCCGGATGGGAAAAGGGCAAAGTGGAAAGCAGCATCAAATATCTGCGGCAAAACTTCTGGCCCTTGCGTACCTTCACCGATCTGGCCGATGTCAACTCCCAAGCCCGCCAATGGCTGGAGCAGTATGCCAATACGCGTATTCACCGGGAAACGCGCCAGTCTCCCCAGGAGCGCTTTCGTCCGGAATGTCTCTCTCCGCTTCCGCCTCAGCTGCCGGATTATCGCGACACGGCCCTGGCCCTGGTACACAAGGACATTCGCTTATGCTTCGACGGCAATCGCTACTGCGTCCCTCCGGCTTATATCGGATTCCGCCTCACGGTACGGGCCGATTCTCAATCCGTGGCCATCTACCATCAAGCCCGGGAAGTCGCCCGTTACTCCCGCTGCTGGCAACGGGGACAAACCCTCGGCGCAGAACGGTTCGAAAAGGAATTGCTTCAACAAAGACCATCCGCGGAACGTTCCGCCGCTCACCGGCAATTGATCGCCGGACTCGGCGAAACGGGAGAATCCTATTTGCGCCATCTGGCCGATACCGATCGTTCTCTCTCCCGGCAAATCCAGGAACTGCTCCTGTTGGTGCGACAATATGGCCCGGAATCCGTCCTCGTTGCCATTCGCAAAGCGCAAAGCCTGGGCGCCTTTGGGTCCGATTACATCGCCAATATTCTCCTGCAAGAACAATCGCCCCGGGACATCCAACCGCCTCTGCGTTTGCAGGATCCTCGATGGAATGCCTTGTCGACCGATCCGCTGTCGCTGCTCGACTATGACGCTCTCCTTCTTCCCCCGGAGGAATAA